Genomic segment of Desulfovibrionales bacterium:
AGGGCCGGGCCGGAAGGTACGGCTACGGAGATGACGGAGACAAAATAAGCGGCCCGGTTTGTTTTACCTTTCATTTTTTTTAAAAGTTTGGCAATATTTTCTTCGTCCGTAGCCTGTTCGCCGGCATAGCGGGCGGAATAAACGCCCGGAGCCCCATCCAGGGCCTCGACCACAAGCCCGGAATCTTCCGCGACCACCGGAATACCCAGCACCTTGGCCGTAAAGGAGGCCTTCTTATAGGCATTGTCATCAAATGTCTCGCCGTCTTCTTCCGCCTGAGGGATGGAACCAACATCGTTCAGGCTTTTTATCTCTACCGGGAATTCCCTGAACATCTCACGGAATTCAGCGACCTTCCCTTTGTTGCGCG
This window contains:
- a CDS encoding XTP/dITP diphosphatase produces the protein MGKILMVLATRNKGKVAEFREMFREFPVEIKSLNDVGSIPQAEEDGETFDDNAYKKASFTAKVLGIPVVAEDSGLVVEALDGAPGVYSARYAGEQATDEENIAKLLKKMKGKTNRAAYFVSVISVAVPSGPALTYEGRCEGLIAETPSGENGFGYDPVFYYPPLKKTFAEMSIEEKNTVSHRGRALAELKQEFDKALTWIKQRLAETKPPCDHHDHDH